In a genomic window of Rhododendron vialii isolate Sample 1 chromosome 12a, ASM3025357v1:
- the LOC131310224 gene encoding ABC transporter C family member 8-like isoform X2, translated as MASFERALGGLSWICQGELDFISSTCIQGTVIDLLNILFLFAFYLCLFIGYIRNYSRLSERDWVTTAMSICSALISIAYFGSSLWDLIAQNGGFSNWSWVVNLFRGLIWISLTVSLLVQGSKLVKILASVWWVLFFLFISVINTEVLIRTHYIPILDMVAWPVNLLLLFCALRNFSFFLCQPSSEKSLSEPLLVEEPQKYHSKIDQASFLSKLTFSWVDHLLKLGYSKILALEDIPCLVPEDESVLAYEKFAHAWDLLEREKSSNDARYLVFWALVKVHMKEMVYEGIYAFLRALCVVVAPLLLYAFVNYANRDTKSIREGLFLVGYLVVVKVVESLSQRHFFFNARRTGMKMRSALMVAVYQKQLNLSSLGRQRHSTGEVINYIAVDAYRMGEFPVWFHSGWTFSLQLFLAVIVLFGVVGLGALPGLVPLLICGLLNVPFAKLLQKCQFQFMIAQDQRLRSMSEILNSMKIIKLQSWEDKFKKLINSYRENEFKWLAETQYGMSYGTALYWMCPTIVSSVVLFGCAISGSAPLDAATIFTVLATLRSMSEPVRMIPETLSALIQVKVSFDRIDAFLLADEFKKEKLTTVPSLYSDMCIKIQSGKFHWDPESAITTLRDIDLEVRRGQKIAVCGPVGAGKSSILCAILGEIPRSSGNVTVVGSIAYVSQASWIQSGTIRDNILSGKPMEETKYEKAVKACALDEDINNFDHGDLTEIGQRGLNMSGGQKQRIQLARAVYSDADVYLLDDPFSAVDAHTAATLFNDCVMAALQKKTVILVTHQVEFLSQVHKILVIQGGEVTQSGSYEELLTTGTAFEQLVNAHKNAATAMDPEINENTKNSSKGNIDRVEETKGHYLTKENSEGDISVKGLSGVQLTEEEEKEMGNVGWKPIFDYIVIAKGLPVLSLSILAHIGFLTLQAASSYWLAFAIQIPNISSAIFIGVYTIISTISAVFVYLRAYLTARLGLKASKSFFSSFIDSIFTAPMLFFDSTPVGRILTRASSDLSTLDFDIPIAIAFVYASALEVLIIVIVMASVTWQVLIVAAFATVASSYVQRYYIASARELMRINGTTKAPVMSYAAETSLGVVTIRAFNMAERFFQNYLKLIDTDAKLFLYSNVSLEWLNLRVEGLQNLTLFTAAFLLIFLPKGGMAPGLVGLSLSYALVLTFAQVFFTQWYSSLCNYIISVERIKQFLNIPPEPPAIVEDKRPPFSWPSEGKIELQDLKIRYRQNAPLVLKGITCTFREGARVGVVGRTGSGKTTLISALFRLVEPESGKILIDGLDICSIGLKDLRMKLSIIPQEPTLFRGSVRTNLDPSGLYSDDEIWKALEKCQLKATISSLPNLLDSSGNDEGENWSAGQRQLFCLGRVLLKRNRILVLDEATASIDSATDAILQTIIREEFSGCTVITVAHRVPTVTDSDMVMVLSFGELVEYDEPSKLMETDSSFSKLVAEYWSSCRKN; from the exons ATGGCTTCCTTTGAGAGAGCACTTG GAGGACTGTCTTGGATTTGTCAAGGTGAATTAGATTTCATCAGTTCTACTTGCATTCAGGGGACTGTCATTGATTTACTCAACATTCTATTCCTCTTTGCATTCTATTTATGTTTGTTCATAGGTTATATAAGAAACTATAGTAGGCTCAGTGAAAGGGACTGGGTCACTACTGCTATGTCAATCTGCTCTGCTCTTATTAGCATTGCATATTTCGGCTCCAGTTTATGGGATCTGATAGCCCAAAATGGAGGATTTAGTAATTGGAGCTGGGTGGTGAACTTATTTAGGGGACTAATTTGGATCTCTTTGACAGTTTCCTTGCTAGTACAAGGATCCAAATTGGTCAAAATTCTGGCTTCAGTTTGGTGGGTGTTGTTCTTTCTGTTTATTTCGGTTATAAATACCGAGGTTTTGATAAGAACACACTACATTCCAATCTTGGACATGGTAGCATGGCCTGTGAACTTGCTGCTTCTCTTTTGTGCTTTGAGGAATTTCAGTTTCTTCCTTTGTCAACCTTCCTCAGAAAAGAGCTTATCAGAACCTCTACTAGTTGAGGAGCCTCAGAAATACCATAGTAAAATCGACCAAGCTAGTTTTCTTAGTAAATTAACATTTTCCTGGGTTGATCATTTACTTAAATTGGGTTACTCTAAGATTTTAGCTCTTGAAGACATCCCTTGCCTGGTCCCCGAGGATGAATCAGTTTTGGCCTACGAGAAATTTGCTCATGCTTGGGATTTACTTGAAAGAGAGAAGAGCTCAAACGATGCTCGATATTTGGTTTTTTGGGCATTAGTTAAAGTGCATATGAAAGAAATGGTCTATGAAGGAATTTATGCATTTCTTAGGGCATTGTGTGTGGTTGTTGCTCCCTTGTTACTCTATGCCTTCGTTAATTATGCGAATCGGGACACAAAAAGTATACGTGAAGGTCTCTTCTTAGTGGGGTACTTAGTTGTTGTCAAAGTGGTTGAGTCTCTGTCTCAGCGACATTTCTTTTTCAATGCAAGGAGGACTGGGATGAAGATGAGATCAGCTTTAATGGTGGCAGTTTATCAAAAGCAACTAAATCTTTCTAGTTTAGGTAGGCAAAGGCATTCGACCGGAGAGGTTATAAACTACATCGCTGTTGATGCTTATCGAATGGGAGAATTTCCTGTGTGGTTTCACTCGGGATGGACCTTTTCTCTCCAACTATTTCTAGCTGTGATTGTCCTGTTTGGAGTTGTGGGTCTTGGCGCTCTTCCTGGTTTAGTCCCTCTTCTTATCTGTGGGCTTCTTAATGTTCCATTTGCGAAGCTTCTTCAGAAGTGTCAGTTCCAATTTATGATAGCACAAGACCAGCGACTTAGGTCCATGTCTGAGATCCTTAACAGTATGAAAATAATCAAGTTACAGTCATGGGAAGATAAGTTCAAGAAATTGATTAATTCCTACCGGGAAAATGAATTCAAGTGGTTGGCGGAAACTCAGTATGGCATGTCTTACGGCACTGCCTTGTACTGGATGTGTCCTACTATTGTTTCTTCCGTTGTCTTATTTGGTTGTGCCATTTCTGGGAGTGCCCCCTTAGATGCTGCTACTATTTTCACTGTCTTGGCAACGTTGCGCAGCATGTCAGAACCTGTCAGAATGATACCAGAGACTCTTTCTGCATTGATTCAGGTCAAGGTCTCTTTTGACCGTATTGATGCCTTTCTGCTTGCCGATGAATTCAAAAAGGAGAAATTGACGACAGTTCCCTCGCTGTACTCTGATATGTGTATTAAGATACAGTCTGGCAAATTCCATTGGGACCCCGAATCTGCAATTACAACACTTCGAGATATTGATTTGGAAGTAAGACGGGGGCAGAAAATTGCAGTTTGTGGGCCAGTTGGGGCTGGGAAATCATCGATTTTATGTGCTATACTCGGTGAAATACCCAGGAGTTCAGGGAAT GTTACTGTAGTCGGATCCATTGCTTATGTTTCTCAAGCTTCATGGATTCAGAGTGGGACAATACGTGATAACATACTCTCTGGAAAGCCCATGGAGGAAACAAAATACGAGAAGGCTGTCAAAGCATGTGCCCTGGACGAGGACATCAACAATTTTGACCATGGAGATCTCACCGAGATTGGTCAGAGAGGGCTGAACATGAGTGGAGGACAAAAACAAAGAATCCAACTTGCACGAGCTGTGTACAGTGATGCTGATGTATATCTCCTTGACGACCCTTTTAGTGCAGTTGATGCACATACAGCAGCAACTCTTTTCAAT GACTGTGTTATGGCAGCCTTGCAGAAGAAGACCGTGATTCTAGTAACTCATCAAGTGGAGTTTCTCTCTCAAGTTCACAAAATTCTG gTCATACAAGGTGGAGAAGTTACTCAGTCAGGAAGCTATGAGGAACTCTTGACGACAGGGACAGCATTTGAACAGCTTGTGAATGCTCACAAAAATGCAGCTACGGCTATGGATCCTGAAATTAATGAAAATACCAAAAACTCCTCGAAGGGAAACATTGATAGGGTGGAAGAGACAAAAGGGCATTACCTTACTAAAGAAAATAGTGAGGGGGATATTTCTGTCAAAGGTCTGTCTGGTGTACAGCtaacagaagaagaagagaaggaaatgGGCAATGTTGGGTGGAAACCAATTTTTGATTATATCGTGATCGCAAAGGGTTTACCTGTTCTCTCTTTGAGCATACTAGCCCATATTGGTTTTCTTACTCTTCAGGCTGCCTCAAGTTATTGGTTAGCATTTGCCATTCAAATACCTAATATTAGCAGTGCCATCTTCATTGgagtttacaccataatttcaACAATAAGTGCTGTCTTTGTGTATCTGAGGGCTTATTTAACTGCTCGTCTGGGATTAAAAGCTTCTAAATCCTTCTTCTCATCCTTCATTGACTCCATTTTCACTGCCCCCATGCTCTTCTTTGATTCTACCCCAGTCGGGCGGATTTTGACCAGA GCTTCATCTGATTTGAGCACATTGgattttgacatacctatcgcCATTGCCTTTGTTTATGCTTCTGCGCTTGAGGTTTTAATTATTGTCATCGTTATGGCCTCTGTAACATGGCAAGTTCTCATTGTAGCAGCCTTTGCTACAGTGGCTTCTAGTTATGTTCAG AGATATTATATAGCTTCTGCAAGGGAACTGATGCGAATCAATGGAACAACAAAAGCTCCTGTCATGAGTTATGCAGCAGAGACATCACTTGGAGTGGTAACTATAAGAGCATTTAACATGGCAGAGAGGTTCTTCCAGAACTACCTAAAGCTCATCGACACGGATGCAAAACTTTTCCTTTACTCCAATGTGTCCTTGGAGTGGTTAAATTTAAGAGTGGAAGGGCTACAAAATCTGACTTTATTCACCGCTGCGTTCCTCCTGATTTTTCTTCCAAAGGGGGGTATGGCTCCAG GTCTTGTTGGACTTTCCCTTTCTTATGCTCTGGTTCTGACCTTTGCACAAGTGTTTTTTACTCAATGGTACAGCAGCCTTTGTAATTATATCATTTCAGTGGAAAGGATCAAACAGTTCTTGAACATACCTCCCGAGCCTCCGGCAATTGTGGAGGACAAAAGGCCACCATTTTCATGGCCTTCAGAAGGGAAGATAGAGTTACAGGATCTCAAG ATAAGATACAGGCAAAATGCTCCGTTAGTTCTGAAGGGAATCACTTGCACTTTCAGAGAAGGGGCTAGAGTAGGAGTTGTTGGAAGGACCGGAAGTGGCAAAACAACCCTCATAAGTGCTTTATTTCGCTTGGTAGAGCCGGAAAGTGGGAAAATTCTTATTGATGGGCTTGACATTTGCTCCATAGGTCTCAAGGATCTGAGAATGAAACTTAGCATCATTCCTCAGGAGCCAACACTTTTCAGGGGAAGTGTTCGAACAAACTTGGATCCTTCAGGCCTTTATTCTGATGATGAGATATGGAAG gcTCTAGAGAAGTGCCAACTCAAGGCTACCATCAGCAGTCTTCCCAACTTACTAGATTCTTCAGGCAA TGATGAAGGTGAGAACTGGAGTGCAGGGCAACGACAGCTCTTTTGTCTTGGGAGAGTCCTTCTGAAAAGAAATAGAATTCTAGTTCTAGATGAAGCTACCGCCTCCATTGACTCGGCAACTGATGCAATTCTACAGACCATTATTAGGGAGGAATTCTCAGGTTGCACTGTGATAACTGTGGCTCACAGAGTTCCAACCGTCACCGATAGCGACATGGTCATGGTTCTTTCTTTCG GGGAACTTGTGGAATATGATGAGCCTTCAAAGCTTATGGAAACTGATTCGTCGTTCTCTAAGCTTGTCGCCGAATATTGGTCCAGCTGCAGGAAGAACTAA
- the LOC131310224 gene encoding ABC transporter C family member 8-like isoform X1, with protein MASFERALGGLSWICQGELDFISSTCIQGTVIDLLNILFLFAFYLCLFIGYIRNYSRLSERDWVTTAMSICSALISIAYFGSSLWDLIAQNGGFSNWSWVVNLFRGLIWISLTVSLLVQGSKLVKILASVWWVLFFLFISVINTEVLIRTHYIPILDMVAWPVNLLLLFCALRNFSFFLCQPSSEKSLSEPLLVEEPQKYHSKIDQASFLSKLTFSWVDHLLKLGYSKILALEDIPCLVPEDESVLAYEKFAHAWDLLEREKSSNDARYLVFWALVKVHMKEMVYEGIYAFLRALCVVVAPLLLYAFVNYANRDTKSIREGLFLVGYLVVVKVVESLSQRHFFFNARRTGMKMRSALMVAVYQKQLNLSSLGRQRHSTGEVINYIAVDAYRMGEFPVWFHSGWTFSLQLFLAVIVLFGVVGLGALPGLVPLLICGLLNVPFAKLLQKCQFQFMIAQDQRLRSMSEILNSMKIIKLQSWEDKFKKLINSYRENEFKWLAETQYGMSYGTALYWMCPTIVSSVVLFGCAISGSAPLDAATIFTVLATLRSMSEPVRMIPETLSALIQVKVSFDRIDAFLLADEFKKEKLTTVPSLYSDMCIKIQSGKFHWDPESAITTLRDIDLEVRRGQKIAVCGPVGAGKSSILCAILGEIPRSSGNVTVVGSIAYVSQASWIQSGTIRDNILSGKPMEETKYEKAVKACALDEDINNFDHGDLTEIGQRGLNMSGGQKQRIQLARAVYSDADVYLLDDPFSAVDAHTAATLFNDCVMAALQKKTVILVTHQVEFLSQVHKILVIQGGEVTQSGSYEELLTTGTAFEQLVNAHKNAATAMDPEINENTKNSSKGNIDRVEETKGHYLTKENSEGDISVKGLSGVQLTEEEEKEMGNVGWKPIFDYIVIAKGLPVLSLSILAHIGFLTLQAASSYWLAFAIQIPNISSAIFIGVYTIISTISAVFVYLRAYLTARLGLKASKSFFSSFIDSIFTAPMLFFDSTPVGRILTRASSDLSTLDFDIPIAIAFVYASALEVLIIVIVMASVTWQVLIVAAFATVASSYVQRYYIASARELMRINGTTKAPVMSYAAETSLGVVTIRAFNMAERFFQNYLKLIDTDAKLFLYSNVSLEWLNLRVEGLQNLTLFTAAFLLIFLPKGGMAPGLVGLSLSYALVLTFAQVFFTQWYSSLCNYIISVERIKQFLNIPPEPPAIVEDKRPPFSWPSEGKIELQDLKIRYRQNAPLVLKGITCTFREGARVGVVGRTGSGKTTLISALFRLVEPESGKILIDGLDICSIGLKDLRMKLSIIPQEPTLFRGSVRTNLDPSGLYSDDEIWKALEKCQLKATISSLPNLLDSSVSDEGENWSAGQRQLFCLGRVLLKRNRILVLDEATASIDSATDAILQTIIREEFSGCTVITVAHRVPTVTDSDMVMVLSFGELVEYDEPSKLMETDSSFSKLVAEYWSSCRKN; from the exons ATGGCTTCCTTTGAGAGAGCACTTG GAGGACTGTCTTGGATTTGTCAAGGTGAATTAGATTTCATCAGTTCTACTTGCATTCAGGGGACTGTCATTGATTTACTCAACATTCTATTCCTCTTTGCATTCTATTTATGTTTGTTCATAGGTTATATAAGAAACTATAGTAGGCTCAGTGAAAGGGACTGGGTCACTACTGCTATGTCAATCTGCTCTGCTCTTATTAGCATTGCATATTTCGGCTCCAGTTTATGGGATCTGATAGCCCAAAATGGAGGATTTAGTAATTGGAGCTGGGTGGTGAACTTATTTAGGGGACTAATTTGGATCTCTTTGACAGTTTCCTTGCTAGTACAAGGATCCAAATTGGTCAAAATTCTGGCTTCAGTTTGGTGGGTGTTGTTCTTTCTGTTTATTTCGGTTATAAATACCGAGGTTTTGATAAGAACACACTACATTCCAATCTTGGACATGGTAGCATGGCCTGTGAACTTGCTGCTTCTCTTTTGTGCTTTGAGGAATTTCAGTTTCTTCCTTTGTCAACCTTCCTCAGAAAAGAGCTTATCAGAACCTCTACTAGTTGAGGAGCCTCAGAAATACCATAGTAAAATCGACCAAGCTAGTTTTCTTAGTAAATTAACATTTTCCTGGGTTGATCATTTACTTAAATTGGGTTACTCTAAGATTTTAGCTCTTGAAGACATCCCTTGCCTGGTCCCCGAGGATGAATCAGTTTTGGCCTACGAGAAATTTGCTCATGCTTGGGATTTACTTGAAAGAGAGAAGAGCTCAAACGATGCTCGATATTTGGTTTTTTGGGCATTAGTTAAAGTGCATATGAAAGAAATGGTCTATGAAGGAATTTATGCATTTCTTAGGGCATTGTGTGTGGTTGTTGCTCCCTTGTTACTCTATGCCTTCGTTAATTATGCGAATCGGGACACAAAAAGTATACGTGAAGGTCTCTTCTTAGTGGGGTACTTAGTTGTTGTCAAAGTGGTTGAGTCTCTGTCTCAGCGACATTTCTTTTTCAATGCAAGGAGGACTGGGATGAAGATGAGATCAGCTTTAATGGTGGCAGTTTATCAAAAGCAACTAAATCTTTCTAGTTTAGGTAGGCAAAGGCATTCGACCGGAGAGGTTATAAACTACATCGCTGTTGATGCTTATCGAATGGGAGAATTTCCTGTGTGGTTTCACTCGGGATGGACCTTTTCTCTCCAACTATTTCTAGCTGTGATTGTCCTGTTTGGAGTTGTGGGTCTTGGCGCTCTTCCTGGTTTAGTCCCTCTTCTTATCTGTGGGCTTCTTAATGTTCCATTTGCGAAGCTTCTTCAGAAGTGTCAGTTCCAATTTATGATAGCACAAGACCAGCGACTTAGGTCCATGTCTGAGATCCTTAACAGTATGAAAATAATCAAGTTACAGTCATGGGAAGATAAGTTCAAGAAATTGATTAATTCCTACCGGGAAAATGAATTCAAGTGGTTGGCGGAAACTCAGTATGGCATGTCTTACGGCACTGCCTTGTACTGGATGTGTCCTACTATTGTTTCTTCCGTTGTCTTATTTGGTTGTGCCATTTCTGGGAGTGCCCCCTTAGATGCTGCTACTATTTTCACTGTCTTGGCAACGTTGCGCAGCATGTCAGAACCTGTCAGAATGATACCAGAGACTCTTTCTGCATTGATTCAGGTCAAGGTCTCTTTTGACCGTATTGATGCCTTTCTGCTTGCCGATGAATTCAAAAAGGAGAAATTGACGACAGTTCCCTCGCTGTACTCTGATATGTGTATTAAGATACAGTCTGGCAAATTCCATTGGGACCCCGAATCTGCAATTACAACACTTCGAGATATTGATTTGGAAGTAAGACGGGGGCAGAAAATTGCAGTTTGTGGGCCAGTTGGGGCTGGGAAATCATCGATTTTATGTGCTATACTCGGTGAAATACCCAGGAGTTCAGGGAAT GTTACTGTAGTCGGATCCATTGCTTATGTTTCTCAAGCTTCATGGATTCAGAGTGGGACAATACGTGATAACATACTCTCTGGAAAGCCCATGGAGGAAACAAAATACGAGAAGGCTGTCAAAGCATGTGCCCTGGACGAGGACATCAACAATTTTGACCATGGAGATCTCACCGAGATTGGTCAGAGAGGGCTGAACATGAGTGGAGGACAAAAACAAAGAATCCAACTTGCACGAGCTGTGTACAGTGATGCTGATGTATATCTCCTTGACGACCCTTTTAGTGCAGTTGATGCACATACAGCAGCAACTCTTTTCAAT GACTGTGTTATGGCAGCCTTGCAGAAGAAGACCGTGATTCTAGTAACTCATCAAGTGGAGTTTCTCTCTCAAGTTCACAAAATTCTG gTCATACAAGGTGGAGAAGTTACTCAGTCAGGAAGCTATGAGGAACTCTTGACGACAGGGACAGCATTTGAACAGCTTGTGAATGCTCACAAAAATGCAGCTACGGCTATGGATCCTGAAATTAATGAAAATACCAAAAACTCCTCGAAGGGAAACATTGATAGGGTGGAAGAGACAAAAGGGCATTACCTTACTAAAGAAAATAGTGAGGGGGATATTTCTGTCAAAGGTCTGTCTGGTGTACAGCtaacagaagaagaagagaaggaaatgGGCAATGTTGGGTGGAAACCAATTTTTGATTATATCGTGATCGCAAAGGGTTTACCTGTTCTCTCTTTGAGCATACTAGCCCATATTGGTTTTCTTACTCTTCAGGCTGCCTCAAGTTATTGGTTAGCATTTGCCATTCAAATACCTAATATTAGCAGTGCCATCTTCATTGgagtttacaccataatttcaACAATAAGTGCTGTCTTTGTGTATCTGAGGGCTTATTTAACTGCTCGTCTGGGATTAAAAGCTTCTAAATCCTTCTTCTCATCCTTCATTGACTCCATTTTCACTGCCCCCATGCTCTTCTTTGATTCTACCCCAGTCGGGCGGATTTTGACCAGA GCTTCATCTGATTTGAGCACATTGgattttgacatacctatcgcCATTGCCTTTGTTTATGCTTCTGCGCTTGAGGTTTTAATTATTGTCATCGTTATGGCCTCTGTAACATGGCAAGTTCTCATTGTAGCAGCCTTTGCTACAGTGGCTTCTAGTTATGTTCAG AGATATTATATAGCTTCTGCAAGGGAACTGATGCGAATCAATGGAACAACAAAAGCTCCTGTCATGAGTTATGCAGCAGAGACATCACTTGGAGTGGTAACTATAAGAGCATTTAACATGGCAGAGAGGTTCTTCCAGAACTACCTAAAGCTCATCGACACGGATGCAAAACTTTTCCTTTACTCCAATGTGTCCTTGGAGTGGTTAAATTTAAGAGTGGAAGGGCTACAAAATCTGACTTTATTCACCGCTGCGTTCCTCCTGATTTTTCTTCCAAAGGGGGGTATGGCTCCAG GTCTTGTTGGACTTTCCCTTTCTTATGCTCTGGTTCTGACCTTTGCACAAGTGTTTTTTACTCAATGGTACAGCAGCCTTTGTAATTATATCATTTCAGTGGAAAGGATCAAACAGTTCTTGAACATACCTCCCGAGCCTCCGGCAATTGTGGAGGACAAAAGGCCACCATTTTCATGGCCTTCAGAAGGGAAGATAGAGTTACAGGATCTCAAG ATAAGATACAGGCAAAATGCTCCGTTAGTTCTGAAGGGAATCACTTGCACTTTCAGAGAAGGGGCTAGAGTAGGAGTTGTTGGAAGGACCGGAAGTGGCAAAACAACCCTCATAAGTGCTTTATTTCGCTTGGTAGAGCCGGAAAGTGGGAAAATTCTTATTGATGGGCTTGACATTTGCTCCATAGGTCTCAAGGATCTGAGAATGAAACTTAGCATCATTCCTCAGGAGCCAACACTTTTCAGGGGAAGTGTTCGAACAAACTTGGATCCTTCAGGCCTTTATTCTGATGATGAGATATGGAAG gcTCTAGAGAAGTGCCAACTCAAGGCTACCATCAGCAGTCTTCCCAACTTACTAGATTCTTCAG TGAGTGATGAAGGTGAGAACTGGAGTGCAGGGCAACGACAGCTCTTTTGTCTTGGGAGAGTCCTTCTGAAAAGAAATAGAATTCTAGTTCTAGATGAAGCTACCGCCTCCATTGACTCGGCAACTGATGCAATTCTACAGACCATTATTAGGGAGGAATTCTCAGGTTGCACTGTGATAACTGTGGCTCACAGAGTTCCAACCGTCACCGATAGCGACATGGTCATGGTTCTTTCTTTCG GGGAACTTGTGGAATATGATGAGCCTTCAAAGCTTATGGAAACTGATTCGTCGTTCTCTAAGCTTGTCGCCGAATATTGGTCCAGCTGCAGGAAGAACTAA